The following are from one region of the Sorghum bicolor cultivar BTx623 chromosome 2, Sorghum_bicolor_NCBIv3, whole genome shotgun sequence genome:
- the LOC8063889 gene encoding 3beta-hydroxysteroid-dehydrogenase/decarboxylase isoform X1 — MATAEPGPPPPKPACAVTFGRCTLLGRYLAAALAASGRWSAVAILDPSSPTSPSPAPGPSASHLVYHHDVDLSDHERLVSALAGAAAVFHVDATTAAASGSDGSFLSLHRFAVEGTRRLLAACRSAGVERLVYTGSADVVASVARDVINADEDSAPYPDKFGNAVSELRAQVEMMVLGADGVDGMRTCVLRPSNLFGPGDSSLVRFVAGYARSPLGKFVIGSGSNMSDFTYVENVAHANICAEQALSSNAASVAGKPFFVTNDEPMETWEFMNCIMEAMGCQRPRINLPAKMLTSAALVSKMIHHRLGFQMLSTPLLHSDTIYFLSCTRTFNTSRARRLLGYHPIVTLEDGIMRTVGSFTELSDNLGLSRKQGSCGSSKVDKLLGSGTAADILLWRDEKRTFSFVTVLFLVFYWFLLSDRTFVSSAAKFLLVLSLGLFIHGLLPSEVFGFTVEKVTPEHFEVSHLALRNSLMSLASAWNGSIHKLRVLAEGENWSLLLKVFAFLYSIKLMLSFQFRILMGLVLASMFIVFIVYEQCEEEIDSLVAIASVKINWLIDRVVGNLPASLKAYIA, encoded by the exons ATGGCGACCGCCGAGCCCGGCCCGCCCCCGCCGAAGCCCGCCTGCGCCGTCACGTTCGGTCGCTGCACCCTCCTCGGCCGCTACCTGGCCGCGGCGCTCGCTGCCTCCGGCCGCTGGTCAGCCGTCGCCATCCTCGACCCCTCCTCCCCCACCTCGCCGTCCCCGGCGCCCGGCCCGTCTGCCTCCCACCTCGTCTACCACCACGACGTCGACCTCTCGGACCACGAGCGCCTCGTCTCCGCGCTCGCCGGCGCCGCGGCTGTCTTCCATGTGGACGCCACCACCGCGGCCGCCTCCGGGAGCGACGGGTCCTTCCTCTCCCTGCACCGCTTCGCCGTCGAGGGCACGAGGCGGCTCCTCGCGGCCTGCCGCTCCGCCGGCGTGGAGAGGTTGGTGTACACCGGCTCGGCCGACGTGGTCGCTTCTGTTGCCCGCGATGTGATCAACGCCGACGAGGACTCCGCGCCCTACCCTGACAAG TTTGGAAATGCGGTGAGCGAGCTGAGGGCGCAGGTAGAGATGATGGTGCTCGGTGCGGACGGGGTGGACGGGATGAGGACATGCGTGCTGCGACCGAGCAATCTCTTCGGTCCGGGCGATTCCAGCTTGGTGAGGTTTGTTGCTGGATATGCAAGGTCTCCCTTGGGCAAG TTTGTAATAGGCAGTGGCAGTAACATGTCTGATTTTACCTATGTGGAAAATGTGGCCCATGCCAATATTTGTGCTGAGCAAGCCTTGTCTTCGAATGCAGCTTCCGTAGCTGGCAAG CCATTTTTTGTTACGAATGATGAACCTATGGAAACATGGGAGTTTATGAATTGCATTATGGAAGCCATGGGTTGTCAGAG GCCCAGGATTAATCTTCCTGCCAAGATGTTAACGTCTGCAGCCTTGGTTTCCAAAATGATTCATCACAGGCTTGGTTTTCAAATGCTTTCCACCCCTCTTCTCCATTCAGATACAATATACTTCTTGTCATGCACTAGAACCTTTAACACTTCAAGAGCCAGAAGATTACTTGGATACCACCCGATTGTAACATTGGAG GATGGAATTATGAGAACTGTTGGGTCATTTACAGAACTATCAGATAATTTGGGGTTGTCAAGAAAACAAGGCTCCTGCGGATCATCGAAGGTAGATAAGCTGCTAGGAAGTGGAACAG CTGCTGATATTcttctttggagggatgaaaagagaaccttttcatttgtcacAGTATTGTTTCTGGTTTTCTACTGGTTCCTGCTTTCAGACAGAACTTTTGTTTCATCGGCTGCCAAATTTCTTCTAGTGCTCTCCCTTGGTCTCTTTATCCATGGTTTGCTGCCTTCAGAAGT GTTTGGTTTTACAGTTGAGAAGGTTACACCTGAGCATTTTGAAGTATCACACTTAGCATTGAGGAATTCACTTATGTCTCTGGCTTCTGCATGGAATGGGAGCATTCATAAACTAAGGGTTCTAGCAGAAGGTGAAAACTGGAGCTTACTTTTGAAG GTATTTGCATTTCTGTACAGCATCAAACTAATGCTGAGCTTTCAGTTCAGAATTCTGATGGGTCTTG TATTGGCATCCATGTTCATTGTCTTCATTGTCTATGAACAATGCGAGGAAGAAATTGACAGTTTGGTGGCAATTGCTTCAGTCAAAATCAACTGGCTAATAGATAGAGTAGTTGGAAATTTGCCAGCCTCTTTGAAGGCGTATATAGCCTAG
- the LOC8063889 gene encoding 3beta-hydroxysteroid-dehydrogenase/decarboxylase isoform X2: protein MATAEPGPPPPKPACAVTFGRCTLLGRYLAAALAASGRWSAVAILDPSSPTSPSPAPGPSASHLVYHHDVDLSDHERLVSALAGAAAVFHVDATTAAASGSDGSFLSLHRFAVEGTRRLLAACRSAGVERLVYTGSADVVASVARDVINADEDSAPYPDKFGNAVSELRAQVEMMVLGADGVDGMRTCVLRPSNLFGPGDSSLVRFVAGYARSPLGKFVIGSGSNMSDFTYVENVAHANICAEQALSSNAASVAGKPFFVTNDEPMETWEFMNCIMEAMGCQRPRINLPAKMLTSAALVSKMIHHRLGFQMLSTPLLHSDTIYFLSCTRTFNTSRARRLLGYHPIVTLEDGIMRTVGSFTELSDNLGLSRKQGSCGSSKVDKLLGSGTAADILLWRDEKRTFSFVTVLFLVFYWFLLSDRTFVSSAAKFLLVLSLGLFIHGLLPSEVFGFTVEKVTPEHFEVSHLALRNSLMSLASAWNGSIHKLRVLAEGICISVQHQTNAELSVQNSDGSCIGIHVHCLHCL from the exons ATGGCGACCGCCGAGCCCGGCCCGCCCCCGCCGAAGCCCGCCTGCGCCGTCACGTTCGGTCGCTGCACCCTCCTCGGCCGCTACCTGGCCGCGGCGCTCGCTGCCTCCGGCCGCTGGTCAGCCGTCGCCATCCTCGACCCCTCCTCCCCCACCTCGCCGTCCCCGGCGCCCGGCCCGTCTGCCTCCCACCTCGTCTACCACCACGACGTCGACCTCTCGGACCACGAGCGCCTCGTCTCCGCGCTCGCCGGCGCCGCGGCTGTCTTCCATGTGGACGCCACCACCGCGGCCGCCTCCGGGAGCGACGGGTCCTTCCTCTCCCTGCACCGCTTCGCCGTCGAGGGCACGAGGCGGCTCCTCGCGGCCTGCCGCTCCGCCGGCGTGGAGAGGTTGGTGTACACCGGCTCGGCCGACGTGGTCGCTTCTGTTGCCCGCGATGTGATCAACGCCGACGAGGACTCCGCGCCCTACCCTGACAAG TTTGGAAATGCGGTGAGCGAGCTGAGGGCGCAGGTAGAGATGATGGTGCTCGGTGCGGACGGGGTGGACGGGATGAGGACATGCGTGCTGCGACCGAGCAATCTCTTCGGTCCGGGCGATTCCAGCTTGGTGAGGTTTGTTGCTGGATATGCAAGGTCTCCCTTGGGCAAG TTTGTAATAGGCAGTGGCAGTAACATGTCTGATTTTACCTATGTGGAAAATGTGGCCCATGCCAATATTTGTGCTGAGCAAGCCTTGTCTTCGAATGCAGCTTCCGTAGCTGGCAAG CCATTTTTTGTTACGAATGATGAACCTATGGAAACATGGGAGTTTATGAATTGCATTATGGAAGCCATGGGTTGTCAGAG GCCCAGGATTAATCTTCCTGCCAAGATGTTAACGTCTGCAGCCTTGGTTTCCAAAATGATTCATCACAGGCTTGGTTTTCAAATGCTTTCCACCCCTCTTCTCCATTCAGATACAATATACTTCTTGTCATGCACTAGAACCTTTAACACTTCAAGAGCCAGAAGATTACTTGGATACCACCCGATTGTAACATTGGAG GATGGAATTATGAGAACTGTTGGGTCATTTACAGAACTATCAGATAATTTGGGGTTGTCAAGAAAACAAGGCTCCTGCGGATCATCGAAGGTAGATAAGCTGCTAGGAAGTGGAACAG CTGCTGATATTcttctttggagggatgaaaagagaaccttttcatttgtcacAGTATTGTTTCTGGTTTTCTACTGGTTCCTGCTTTCAGACAGAACTTTTGTTTCATCGGCTGCCAAATTTCTTCTAGTGCTCTCCCTTGGTCTCTTTATCCATGGTTTGCTGCCTTCAGAAGT GTTTGGTTTTACAGTTGAGAAGGTTACACCTGAGCATTTTGAAGTATCACACTTAGCATTGAGGAATTCACTTATGTCTCTGGCTTCTGCATGGAATGGGAGCATTCATAAACTAAGGGTTCTAGCAGAAG GTATTTGCATTTCTGTACAGCATCAAACTAATGCTGAGCTTTCAGTTCAGAATTCTGATGGGTCTTG TATTGGCATCCATGTTCATTGTCTTCATTGTCTATGA
- the LOC8063890 gene encoding probable hydroxyacylglutathione hydrolase 2, chloroplastic, with protein sequence MRMLSKACSIVASSLPRCSSSAAPTMRGQPSLLPSVRKQWPGKPLLYGIGTLLVMPLRTLYGVGRVFGAGRFLCNMTSVSSSLQIELVPCLRDNYAYILHDVDTGTVGVVDPSEAMPIINALEKRNQNLTYILNTHHHYDHTGGNLELKAKYGAKVIGSEKDKDRIPGIDITLKEGDTWMFAGHQVLVLETPGHTSGHVCYYFAGSGAIFTGDTLFNLSCGKLFEGTPQQMYSSLQKITALPDDTKVYCGHEYTLSNSKFALSVEPGNKALQEYAANAAELRNKNIPTVPTTIGREKECNPFLRTSNPEIKSTLSIPDHFDEDRVLEVVRRAKDNF encoded by the exons ATGAGGATGCTGTCGAAGGCGTGCTCGATCGTGGCCTCCTCCCTCCCgcgctgctcctcctccgccgcccccACG ATGAGGGGGCAGCCGTCCTTGCTGCCAAGCGTGCGGAAGCAATGGCCCGGGAAGCCACTGCTGTATGGAATCGGCACCCTCTTGGTCATGCCACTGAGGACACTGTATGGAGTGGGTCGTGTTTTTGGCGCAGGGCGGTTCCTCTGCAACATGACCAGCGTCTCTTCGTCGCTGCAAATTGAGCTT GTACCATGCCTTCGAGACAACTATGCATATATCCTGCATGATGTTGATACTGGAACAGTTGGAGTTGTGGATCCTTCTGAGGCTATGCCTATTATCAATGCATTGGAAAAGAGGAACCAGAACTTGACTTATATACTGAACACCCATCATCACTATGATCATACTGGTGGAAACTTGGAATTGAAGGCAAAATATGGTGCAAAG GTAATTGGTTCTGAGAAAGATAAGGACAGAATACCTGGTATTGACATCACCCTTAAGGAGGGTGACACATGGATGTTTGCTGGCCATCAAGTTCTTGTACTGGAAACTCCTGGGCATACATCAG GTCATGTGTGCTATTATTTCGCTGGTTCTGGAGCTATATTTACAGGTGACACCTTGTTCAATCTATCATGCGGAAAGCTTTTCGAAGGGACTCCACAGCAG ATGTATTCCTCACTCCAGAAAATTACAGCTCTACCTGATGATACAAAAGTATACTGTGGGCATGAATATACCTTG AGTAATTCAAAGTTTGCCTTGAGTGTAGAACCAGGAAATAAAGCATTGCAGGAATATGCTGCAAATGCAGCTGAGTTGCGTAATAAGAATATACCCACG GTGCCAACAACAATTGGAAGGGAGAAGGAATGCAATCCTTTCTTGCGGACCTCCAATCCAGAAATTAAGAGCACACTGTCCATTCCAGATCATTTCGATGAAGATCGGGTGCTTGAAGTTGTCCGTCGAGCAAAAGATAACTTCTGA